The following proteins are co-located in the Triticum aestivum cultivar Chinese Spring chromosome 1A, IWGSC CS RefSeq v2.1, whole genome shotgun sequence genome:
- the LOC123148100 gene encoding Bowman-Birk type proteinase inhibitor B6-like, translating into MKNTKLVAILVLQAILVMGILTHVNANYFPKCCDKCRSFSGVDVCDDAHPQCPKGCSTCRVVQTGRVKMFRCAHMRSTINGTCGPRCKKN; encoded by the exons ATGAAGAACACCAAGCTCGTGGCGATCCTTGTCCTCCAGGCCATCCTGGTCATGGGAATCCTCACACACGTGAATG CCAACTACTTTCCCAAGTGTTGTGACAAATGCAGGTCATTCTCGGGGGTTGATGTATGTGACGACGCGCATCCTCAATGCCCCAAGGGCTGCTCCACATGCCGCGTGGTGCAGACAGGCCGTGTCAAGATGTTCCGGTGTGCCCACATGCGCTCCACCATCAATGGCACATGCGGCCCACGTTGCAAAAAGAACTAA